Proteins co-encoded in one Bacillus sp. FSL H8-0547 genomic window:
- a CDS encoding ATP-binding cassette domain-containing protein yields MIEVRDLKKEYKLVKRDPGLRGAVRALFKRTYVTKTAVKGVTFKIERGEMIGYIGANGAGKSTTIKMLTGILTPSSGEVKVGGIVPYKNRKQNAKQIGAVFGQRTQLFWDIPVSESFDLLKHIYEVPEEQFKETLDLFTEVLQLKPLLSIPVRQLSLGQKMRCELAAAFLHRPDVVYLDEPTIGLDVAVKVRIRKFIKEMNARFGTTVLLTTHDMQDIEEICSRIIIIDNGSILYDGGLHEIKDTFAAKREIHFEVENVQSFSYPAAIKARTELKVVDEDQQQKVILAFSQKDVAASEVISAVLSENDIIDLSLNDPKIETIVEEIYNRGL; encoded by the coding sequence TTGATCGAAGTGAGGGATTTAAAAAAGGAATACAAGCTGGTAAAGAGAGATCCAGGTTTAAGAGGAGCAGTGAGAGCGCTCTTTAAACGTACATACGTGACAAAAACAGCTGTCAAAGGAGTTACTTTCAAGATTGAACGCGGGGAAATGATCGGGTACATCGGCGCAAATGGTGCCGGAAAGTCAACAACCATCAAAATGCTGACGGGAATTTTGACGCCATCTTCCGGGGAAGTAAAGGTTGGCGGAATAGTTCCCTATAAAAACCGAAAACAAAATGCGAAACAGATCGGTGCGGTTTTTGGCCAGCGGACTCAGCTGTTCTGGGACATTCCGGTATCTGAGTCGTTTGATCTGCTCAAACATATTTATGAAGTGCCTGAAGAGCAGTTTAAGGAAACACTTGATTTGTTCACAGAGGTCCTGCAGCTGAAACCGCTGCTTTCGATACCGGTAAGGCAGCTTTCGCTTGGGCAGAAAATGAGATGTGAGCTTGCAGCAGCATTTCTCCACAGACCGGATGTCGTCTATTTAGATGAACCGACAATCGGGCTTGATGTGGCAGTGAAGGTGCGGATCCGGAAATTTATCAAAGAGATGAATGCCCGGTTTGGAACGACGGTGCTTTTGACAACGCATGATATGCAGGATATTGAAGAGATCTGCAGCCGGATCATCATCATTGACAATGGTTCCATCTTATATGACGGCGGCCTTCATGAAATAAAAGACACGTTCGCGGCCAAGCGGGAAATCCACTTTGAAGTCGAAAATGTGCAATCGTTCTCATACCCGGCCGCTATAAAGGCCAGAACAGAGCTTAAAGTAGTCGATGAAGACCAGCAGCAAAAGGTCATCCTTGCATTTTCTCAAAAGGATGTGGCTGCTTCAGAAGTGATTTCTGCGGTTTTATCTGAAAATGACATTATTGATTTATCTTTAAACGATCCAAAAATCGAAACCATTGTAGAAGAAATTTATAACCGCGGACTATAG